The Phytohabitans houttuyneae genome has a segment encoding these proteins:
- a CDS encoding glycoside hydrolase family 36 protein gives MFYRHGQNSWSPCGWRRLAEPPLRIADPRRRVTADDDTWDDPARHHSSAVAAIDAGDGNVLLLGALGLGTPRLSADRDTIAGWYEHGAQPWFAAYGPEDEVFAAYARQLADRLGSRTRRAGNVWCSWYAYYETITEQQLAKDVDDLRGLPFDVVQVDDGWERLVGDWQPNHKFPSGMRALADRITDAGMTPGLWLAPFIALPGSQLAQRYPSLLLRDARGEPVVAGHNWGGGYHALDLSLPATRDFLAELTQRVVHEWGFRYLKLDFVNAGAVPGVRAGGGEREQSYRDALALIREVAGDDVYLLGSGAILLPSLGILDGLRSGPDVAPMWQNYASDDPSDAMARNAVVNTLHRLWHQPLAEVDPDVVYFRSRLNLLTDQQLAWLRDLADICRFRAVSDPPSWLSPTELEDMAGYLSARPEIRRLGRYRYTVDGREADFTAAISPAAQAYPIS, from the coding sequence TTGTTCTACCGGCACGGGCAGAACTCGTGGAGCCCCTGCGGATGGCGGCGCCTGGCCGAGCCGCCGCTGCGCATCGCCGACCCGCGGCGCCGCGTCACCGCCGACGACGACACCTGGGACGACCCGGCCCGCCACCACTCCTCCGCCGTGGCTGCCATCGACGCCGGCGACGGCAACGTGCTGCTGCTCGGCGCGCTCGGCCTCGGCACGCCGCGGCTGTCCGCCGACCGCGACACCATCGCCGGCTGGTACGAGCACGGCGCCCAGCCGTGGTTCGCCGCGTACGGGCCGGAGGACGAGGTGTTCGCCGCGTACGCCCGGCAGCTGGCCGACCGGCTGGGCAGCCGCACCCGCCGCGCCGGCAACGTCTGGTGCTCCTGGTACGCGTACTACGAGACGATCACCGAGCAGCAGCTCGCCAAGGACGTCGACGACCTGCGGGGCCTGCCCTTCGACGTCGTCCAGGTCGACGACGGCTGGGAGCGGCTGGTCGGCGACTGGCAGCCCAACCACAAGTTCCCGTCCGGCATGCGGGCACTGGCCGACCGCATTACCGACGCGGGCATGACGCCGGGGCTGTGGCTGGCCCCGTTCATCGCGCTGCCGGGTTCGCAGCTCGCCCAACGGTACCCGTCGCTGCTGCTGCGGGACGCCCGCGGCGAGCCGGTGGTCGCGGGCCACAACTGGGGCGGCGGCTACCACGCCCTCGACCTGTCCCTGCCGGCCACCCGCGACTTCCTCGCCGAGCTGACCCAGCGGGTCGTGCACGAGTGGGGCTTCCGGTACCTGAAGCTCGACTTCGTCAACGCCGGCGCGGTGCCCGGGGTGCGCGCCGGCGGCGGCGAGCGCGAGCAGAGCTACCGCGACGCACTCGCGCTCATCCGCGAGGTCGCCGGAGACGACGTGTACCTGCTGGGCAGCGGCGCGATCCTGCTGCCCTCGCTGGGCATCCTGGACGGGCTGCGCAGCGGCCCCGACGTCGCGCCCATGTGGCAGAACTACGCCAGCGACGACCCCTCCGACGCCATGGCCCGCAACGCCGTCGTCAACACGCTGCACCGCCTGTGGCACCAGCCGCTGGCCGAGGTCGACCCCGACGTCGTGTACTTCCGCAGCCGGCTCAACCTGCTCACCGACCAGCAGCTGGCCTGGCTGCGCGACCTCGCGGACATCTGCCGCTTCCGCGCGGTCTCCGACCCGCCGAGCTGGCTGTCCCCCACCGAGCTGGAGGACATGGCCGGCTACCTGTCGGCGCGGCCGGAGATCCGGCGGCTGGGCCGGTACCGGTACACCGTCGACGGGCGGGAGGCCGACTTCACCGCGGCGATCTCACCGGCGGCGCAGGCCTACCCAATCTCCTGA
- a CDS encoding DUF4832 domain-containing protein: MINEQSGNYPAGDANVGAAVRLMGYNLTVHNAYFRNTASGTTSVGVQIGNSGVAPFYYPWTVTLGLKNSAGTVVRTWDTPWNLRTVQPLTIRNFPEWNAGADPSYRDFGYRQYFQHTVDLSGVAQGGYQWVMRVKNPLEAVSASAKKLRFANATQQADGWLGLGSVTVGTGGGTPVTYEAEASGNTRTGGAVVATCGACSGGAKVGYIGNGATLVVNGVPAGTRSVTIHYLSAVARTALVNGQSVSFAPTGSWDTLGSTTVTVTVAAGGNTVTIANPTGWAPDIDRITVT; this comes from the coding sequence ATGATCAACGAGCAGAGCGGCAACTACCCGGCCGGCGACGCGAACGTGGGCGCCGCCGTCCGGCTCATGGGCTACAACCTCACCGTCCACAATGCCTACTTCAGGAACACCGCCAGCGGTACCACAAGCGTCGGCGTGCAGATCGGCAACAGCGGCGTGGCCCCGTTCTACTACCCGTGGACGGTCACCCTCGGCCTGAAGAACAGCGCCGGCACCGTCGTGCGCACCTGGGACACACCCTGGAACCTGCGCACGGTACAGCCGCTGACGATCCGCAACTTCCCCGAGTGGAACGCCGGCGCCGACCCCAGCTACCGCGACTTCGGCTACCGGCAGTACTTCCAGCACACCGTCGACCTGTCCGGCGTCGCGCAGGGCGGCTACCAGTGGGTGATGCGGGTCAAGAACCCGCTCGAGGCGGTGAGCGCCAGCGCCAAGAAGCTGCGCTTCGCCAACGCCACGCAGCAGGCCGACGGCTGGCTCGGCCTCGGCTCCGTCACCGTCGGCACCGGCGGCGGCACCCCCGTCACGTACGAGGCCGAGGCGTCCGGCAACACCCGCACCGGCGGCGCGGTCGTGGCCACCTGCGGCGCCTGCTCGGGCGGCGCGAAGGTCGGCTACATCGGCAACGGCGCCACGCTTGTCGTCAACGGTGTCCCCGCCGGCACCCGGAGCGTCACCATCCACTACCTGTCGGCCGTGGCGCGTACCGCGCTCGTGAACGGCCAGTCGGTCAGCTTCGCCCCGACCGGCAGCTGGGACACGCTCGGCTCCACCACCGTCACGGTCACCGTCGCTGCCGGCGGCAACACGGTCACCATCGCCAACCCCACCGGCTGGGCACCCGACATCGACCGCATCACCGTCACCTGA
- a CDS encoding carbohydrate ABC transporter permease — MRSTKRRDDRRAAWWFLLPVLLGFAIFYGYPAARGIWYSVTDYTMLNTPSFVGADNYVKLAHDSQFWNALLVTAWYVVLNIGSQTVLALGIAALMHRLTRSVVLRATLLLPWLVPNVTVGLLWMWLLDTNLGFVNHLLNAFGAGPVGFFVDATWAMPSIAAVNTWAYTGYTALLLYAGMLQIPQYLYEGAAIDGAGEWRMFRRITLPLLRPVLALVLVVSLIGSFQIFDTVAVTTFGGPVSATRVIYYYIYQQAFTYFHMGYASAAAICLALILGVLTAIQMRLLRASRSDLA; from the coding sequence ATGAGGTCGACAAAACGGCGCGACGACCGTCGCGCGGCGTGGTGGTTCCTGCTGCCCGTGCTGCTCGGGTTCGCCATCTTCTACGGCTACCCGGCCGCCCGCGGCATCTGGTACTCGGTGACCGACTACACCATGCTCAACACGCCCTCGTTCGTGGGCGCGGACAACTACGTCAAGCTCGCGCACGACAGCCAGTTCTGGAACGCGCTGCTCGTCACGGCCTGGTACGTGGTGCTCAACATCGGGTCGCAGACGGTGCTGGCCCTCGGCATCGCGGCGCTGATGCACCGGCTGACCCGGTCGGTCGTGCTGCGCGCCACGCTGCTGCTGCCGTGGCTGGTCCCCAACGTCACCGTCGGCCTGCTGTGGATGTGGCTGCTCGACACCAACCTCGGCTTCGTCAACCACCTGCTCAACGCGTTCGGCGCGGGCCCGGTCGGCTTCTTCGTCGACGCGACCTGGGCGATGCCGTCCATCGCCGCCGTCAACACCTGGGCGTACACCGGCTACACCGCACTGCTGCTGTACGCCGGGATGCTGCAGATCCCGCAGTACCTCTACGAAGGCGCCGCCATCGACGGCGCCGGCGAGTGGCGGATGTTCCGCCGCATCACACTGCCCCTGCTGCGCCCGGTCCTGGCGCTGGTGCTGGTGGTCTCCCTGATCGGGTCGTTCCAGATCTTCGACACCGTCGCGGTGACCACGTTCGGCGGACCGGTCTCCGCCACCCGCGTCATCTACTACTACATCTACCAGCAGGCATTCACGTACTTCCACATGGGCTACGCCTCCGCCGCGGCCATCTGCCTCGCGCTCATCCTCGGCGTACTCACCGCGATACAGATGCGCCTGCTGCGCGCGTCCCGGTCGGATCTGGCGTAG
- a CDS encoding fibronectin type III domain-containing protein yields MPSVRKLLLATTAAATALVLVSTGAAAAPAGPPTRPPAGPGPDTSLATHTYAYAEAPIGQPLKGIAPYLFPGDNLSTKFPGGLVWSYFALNEVMKDPNSCSVFDWSVFEKALDEAAVWGRQVAFRFYVEYPGGSGTHPGNGIPPCLNGKMALRTNGFWGTVSPDYDDPDVIAALTSFINAFAQRYDHAGPGGTADPRVGFMSLGLVGLWGEWHTWPYDRDPADGYPNLMPTDTTIRTLIGAYDSAFDNIQLEVRYPLAGTENANIGFHDDSWPYKEFRGGQLKSMTLPASMNGWDDAFLQLQLNTGTENRWVTQSIGGEARPEIQGSLYANWPGGSGQVDDVLAATELTHITWMINQTGAGGYSTSDPKVAAGVRKLGYNLHIPQANFNATASGTFKVGVTMQNNGVAPFYYPWTTVIGLRNSAGTIVKTWDTSWDLRQVQPLRIRAFPDWGVGADPTYLDFGRPVNFSANLSTAGVPAGSYSLVLKVRNPLEAVTPDVLRARPAASRLTDWIIDQWRPAIPLSFANTNQGADGWVNLGSLTTGSCTGDCVAPSVPSGLVVSGVTNTSVSLSWSASSDNVGVTGYQVWRDGVLAGSPSGTSFTDSGRSPGQSYQYAVRAVDAAGNVSGSSAAVSATTSGCSGDCTAPSAPVLSSPGKTDTSVSLSWTAASDNVGVTGYEVFRGSTLVGSPTGTSFTDIGLGASTSYGYTVRARDAAGNRSAASNTVTVTTNAVTTGLVLDNFDGTPAYPSASQNDLGKWTGGNCFLDGGGSGVVSGGALSLRYNNCGWFGSDVGVDLSGYTYLVVRVKGAAGGEQAHFNLGLGGVTKVFGDFTVDGGGRPVITTGYQDIRIPLVANGISRNSPSQLAMGFWYGGSSTITIDQITFQ; encoded by the coding sequence ATGCCATCGGTACGCAAGCTGCTGCTCGCCACCACCGCGGCCGCAACGGCCCTCGTCCTGGTCTCCACCGGCGCGGCCGCGGCGCCCGCCGGTCCACCCACCCGCCCGCCGGCAGGACCCGGCCCCGACACGAGCCTCGCCACCCACACCTACGCCTACGCCGAGGCCCCGATCGGCCAGCCGCTGAAGGGCATCGCGCCGTACCTGTTCCCCGGCGACAACCTGTCCACGAAGTTTCCCGGCGGCCTGGTGTGGAGCTACTTCGCCCTCAACGAGGTGATGAAGGACCCCAACAGCTGTTCGGTCTTCGACTGGAGCGTCTTCGAGAAGGCGCTGGACGAGGCCGCCGTCTGGGGCCGGCAGGTCGCGTTCCGCTTCTACGTCGAGTACCCCGGCGGCAGCGGCACCCACCCCGGCAACGGCATCCCGCCCTGCCTGAACGGCAAGATGGCGCTGCGCACCAACGGCTTCTGGGGCACGGTCAGCCCCGACTACGACGACCCCGACGTCATCGCCGCGCTCACCAGCTTCATCAACGCCTTCGCCCAGCGCTACGACCACGCCGGTCCCGGCGGCACCGCCGACCCGCGTGTCGGGTTCATGTCGCTGGGTCTGGTCGGCCTGTGGGGTGAGTGGCACACCTGGCCGTACGACCGCGACCCGGCCGACGGCTACCCCAACCTGATGCCCACCGACACCACGATCCGCACGCTCATCGGCGCGTACGACAGCGCGTTCGACAACATCCAGCTCGAGGTCCGCTACCCGCTCGCCGGCACCGAGAACGCGAACATCGGCTTCCACGACGACTCCTGGCCGTACAAGGAGTTTCGCGGCGGCCAGCTCAAGAGCATGACCCTGCCGGCCTCGATGAACGGCTGGGACGACGCGTTCCTCCAGCTCCAGCTCAACACCGGCACCGAAAACCGGTGGGTCACCCAGTCGATCGGCGGCGAGGCCCGCCCGGAGATCCAGGGGAGCCTGTACGCCAACTGGCCCGGCGGCTCCGGGCAGGTCGACGACGTGCTCGCCGCCACCGAGCTCACCCACATCACTTGGATGATCAACCAGACCGGGGCCGGTGGGTACAGCACCAGTGACCCGAAGGTGGCCGCGGGCGTCCGCAAGCTGGGCTACAACCTGCACATCCCGCAGGCCAACTTCAACGCCACCGCGTCCGGCACCTTCAAGGTCGGCGTCACGATGCAGAACAACGGCGTCGCACCGTTCTACTACCCGTGGACCACCGTGATCGGCCTGCGCAACTCCGCCGGCACGATCGTCAAGACCTGGGACACGAGCTGGGACCTGCGCCAGGTACAGCCGCTGCGGATCCGGGCCTTCCCCGACTGGGGCGTGGGCGCCGACCCCACCTACCTGGACTTCGGCCGCCCGGTCAACTTCTCGGCCAACCTCAGCACCGCTGGTGTTCCCGCCGGCTCGTACAGCCTCGTGCTCAAGGTCCGCAACCCCCTCGAAGCGGTCACCCCGGACGTGCTGCGCGCCCGGCCCGCCGCGAGCCGGCTGACCGACTGGATCATCGACCAGTGGCGCCCGGCGATCCCGCTGTCGTTCGCCAACACTAACCAGGGCGCCGACGGCTGGGTCAACCTGGGCTCGCTGACCACCGGCTCCTGCACGGGTGACTGTGTGGCGCCGTCGGTGCCGTCGGGTCTTGTGGTGTCGGGGGTGACGAACACGAGTGTGTCGTTGTCGTGGTCGGCGTCTTCGGACAACGTTGGTGTGACGGGTTATCAGGTGTGGCGTGACGGTGTGCTTGCGGGTTCGCCGTCTGGTACGTCGTTCACGGACTCGGGTCGTTCGCCGGGTCAGTCGTATCAGTACGCGGTGCGTGCGGTGGATGCCGCGGGTAACGTGTCCGGTTCGTCGGCTGCGGTGTCGGCGACGACGAGTGGTTGTTCCGGGGACTGCACGGCGCCGTCGGCGCCGGTGCTGTCGTCGCCGGGCAAGACGGACACGTCGGTGTCGTTGTCGTGGACGGCTGCTTCGGACAACGTTGGCGTGACGGGCTATGAGGTGTTCCGCGGGTCGACGTTGGTGGGCAGTCCGACTGGGACGTCGTTTACCGACATCGGTCTCGGCGCGTCGACCAGTTATGGCTACACGGTGCGGGCGCGTGACGCGGCGGGCAACCGGTCGGCGGCCAGCAACACCGTCACGGTCACGACCAACGCGGTGACGACCGGACTGGTGCTGGACAACTTCGACGGCACCCCGGCCTATCCGTCGGCTTCACAGAATGACCTGGGGAAGTGGACCGGTGGCAACTGCTTCCTGGACGGTGGCGGCTCGGGTGTGGTGAGCGGTGGTGCCCTGAGTTTGCGGTACAACAACTGTGGTTGGTTCGGCTCTGACGTGGGGGTGGATCTGAGCGGCTACACCTATCTGGTGGTGCGGGTTAAGGGTGCGGCCGGGGGAGAGCAGGCCCACTTCAACCTCGGGCTGGGTGGGGTGACGAAGGTGTTCGGTGACTTCACTGTGGATGGTGGTGGCCGTCCGGTGATCACCACCGGCTATCAGGACATCCGGATTCCGTTGGTGGCGAACGGGATCAGTCGCAACTCGCCGTCTCAGCTGGCGATGGGCTTCTGGTACGGCGGCAGCTCCACCATCACCATCGACCAGATCACCTTCCAGTAG
- a CDS encoding ABC transporter substrate-binding protein — MIRRSRAGAALLSLAVTAGLAACSESGGGDSGGNVTLDYWLWDDNQKASYQACADAFHTANPTITVQISQSAWDQYWQNLTTQLAAGEPPDVWTNQGSYYPQFVTSGQILDIQPYVDADGVDLSQYQAGLADLFTKDGKRYGLPKDWDTMAIVYNTDHFKAQGIDPAQLKDLTWNPTDGGTFQQVIAKATVDANGRNGLDPAFDKTKVKIYGYQPEWKDGSQGQNGWGNLAASLGFTYLDKNPWGTQYKYDDPRLAQTIDWFKSLIAKGYSPPLDKASTLGIDALLNAGKSAMTISGSWTINTYLGDSAKAKFAFAPLPAGPQGRKSAINGLSDAIWAGTEHKDAAWKWVKFLASPDCQNIVGGNGVVFPAIKAASDKALAAHQSKGRDVQPFIDEATAPGGTFFLPITEHGTEISQIVQDAIQSSVLGQTDSATALKKANEQVNALFK; from the coding sequence ATGATTCGCAGATCACGCGCCGGGGCAGCGTTGCTGTCGCTGGCCGTCACGGCCGGCCTGGCCGCATGCTCCGAGTCCGGCGGCGGCGACTCCGGCGGAAACGTGACCCTCGACTACTGGCTGTGGGACGACAACCAGAAGGCGTCGTACCAGGCCTGCGCGGACGCGTTCCACACCGCCAACCCCACCATCACCGTCCAGATCTCGCAGTCGGCGTGGGACCAGTACTGGCAGAACCTCACCACCCAGCTCGCCGCCGGCGAGCCGCCGGACGTGTGGACCAACCAGGGCTCGTACTACCCGCAGTTCGTCACCTCGGGACAGATCCTGGACATCCAGCCCTATGTGGACGCCGACGGCGTCGACCTGTCCCAGTACCAGGCGGGCCTGGCCGACCTGTTCACCAAGGACGGCAAGCGGTACGGCCTGCCGAAGGACTGGGACACCATGGCGATCGTCTACAACACCGACCACTTCAAGGCGCAGGGCATCGACCCGGCCCAGCTGAAGGATCTGACCTGGAACCCCACCGACGGCGGCACCTTCCAGCAGGTGATCGCCAAGGCCACGGTCGACGCCAACGGCCGCAACGGCCTCGACCCCGCCTTCGACAAGACCAAGGTCAAGATTTACGGGTACCAGCCGGAGTGGAAGGACGGCTCGCAGGGCCAGAACGGCTGGGGCAACCTCGCCGCCTCCCTCGGCTTCACCTACCTGGACAAGAACCCGTGGGGCACGCAGTACAAGTACGACGACCCGCGGCTGGCGCAGACCATCGACTGGTTCAAGTCGTTGATTGCCAAGGGCTACAGCCCGCCGCTGGACAAGGCGTCGACGCTCGGCATCGACGCGCTGCTCAACGCCGGCAAGTCCGCGATGACCATCTCCGGCTCGTGGACGATCAACACGTACCTCGGTGACTCGGCGAAGGCGAAGTTCGCGTTCGCACCGCTGCCGGCCGGGCCGCAGGGCCGCAAGTCCGCGATCAACGGCCTCTCCGACGCGATCTGGGCCGGCACCGAGCACAAGGACGCCGCCTGGAAGTGGGTCAAGTTCCTCGCCTCGCCCGACTGCCAGAACATCGTCGGCGGCAACGGTGTCGTCTTCCCCGCCATCAAGGCGGCCAGCGACAAGGCCCTGGCCGCGCATCAGAGCAAGGGCCGCGACGTGCAGCCGTTCATCGACGAGGCCACCGCGCCCGGCGGCACCTTCTTCCTGCCCATCACCGAACACGGCACCGAGATCAGCCAGATCGTGCAGGACGCCATCCAGTCGTCGGTGCTCGGCCAGACCGACTCGGCCACCGCCCTGAAGAAGGCCAACGAGCAGGTCAACGCCCTCTTCAAGTAG
- a CDS encoding ROK family transcriptional regulator — translation MTEQATTGTDLPRLRELNSLSIVRALRDHPPSTVTELSQRTGLSRPAVDVIAQGLVADGWATVLEPGASSAVGRPARRYQFRAGAGHVLGVDVGVHKILALLCDLDGNIVQSVRQSVDAEAEPAERLAELDNVIDACVAKAGMTPPDIWAVTVGVTGAVDKDGRTRFFTPLPGWKSVDLVAHLGDRFACPVLVENDCKLAALAERWKGAARDADDIVYLLGGMRNGAGLIIDGVLRRGFGGAAGEIGALRHVRWLNAPAHLQNCPGVPATVSPDDAAAWVFNAAREGDRAARGAVNRYVKDLAVGAAALVLTLDPQVVVYGGGFSRSADLVLDPLRNELQRLCLRMPEVRASTLGADSVALGALKLSLNEVDARLFSAGLSAPVAPRRD, via the coding sequence GTGACCGAACAGGCAACAACCGGGACGGACCTGCCGCGCCTGCGCGAGCTCAACTCCCTGAGCATCGTCCGCGCGCTGCGCGACCACCCGCCGTCCACCGTCACCGAGCTGTCCCAGCGCACCGGACTGTCCCGCCCCGCCGTCGACGTCATCGCCCAGGGGCTCGTCGCCGACGGCTGGGCCACCGTCCTGGAACCCGGCGCGAGCAGCGCGGTCGGTCGCCCCGCGCGCCGGTACCAGTTTCGCGCCGGGGCGGGCCACGTGCTCGGCGTCGACGTGGGCGTACACAAGATCCTGGCCCTGCTCTGCGACCTCGACGGCAACATCGTGCAGAGCGTGCGCCAGTCCGTCGACGCCGAAGCCGAGCCCGCCGAGCGCCTCGCCGAGCTCGACAACGTCATCGACGCCTGCGTGGCCAAGGCCGGCATGACGCCGCCCGACATCTGGGCCGTCACGGTCGGGGTCACCGGCGCCGTCGACAAGGACGGCCGGACCCGCTTCTTCACGCCGCTGCCCGGCTGGAAGAGCGTCGACCTCGTCGCGCACCTGGGCGACCGGTTCGCCTGCCCGGTCCTTGTGGAGAACGACTGCAAGCTCGCCGCCCTCGCCGAACGCTGGAAGGGCGCCGCCAGGGACGCCGACGACATCGTCTACCTGCTCGGCGGCATGCGTAACGGCGCCGGTCTCATCATCGACGGGGTACTGCGCCGCGGCTTCGGCGGCGCGGCCGGCGAGATCGGCGCGCTCAGGCACGTACGGTGGCTCAACGCCCCCGCCCACCTGCAAAACTGCCCCGGCGTCCCAGCCACCGTCAGCCCCGACGACGCCGCCGCCTGGGTCTTCAACGCCGCCCGCGAGGGCGACCGCGCCGCCCGCGGCGCCGTCAACCGCTACGTCAAGGACCTGGCGGTGGGCGCGGCCGCGCTCGTACTCACCCTCGACCCCCAGGTGGTCGTCTACGGCGGCGGCTTCTCCCGCTCGGCCGACCTTGTGCTCGACCCGCTGCGCAACGAGCTGCAACGCCTGTGCCTGCGCATGCCGGAGGTCCGCGCCTCCACGCTGGGCGCGGACTCGGTCGCGTTGGGCGCGCTGAAGCTTTCCCTCAACGAGGTGGACGCCCGCCTCTTCAGCGCCGGCCTCTCCGCACCGGTCGCCCCCCGCCGCGACTAG
- a CDS encoding DUF4832 domain-containing protein — MRRSVRLAVAALAALTLASGTPAVASGPQWKQLSYAPAPADNPLKGFMPYAGSYQTFPYSMEWFYLPLRDVMTGPRQFRWDALERQLNDVAARGHQAVFRFYVDYPGKPTGIPQYLLDQGLLTRPYPDFGNNGVSVAPDYSDPRLVSALETFVTALGRRYDGDPRIGFITLGLIGFWGEWHTWPYDGWTQPENWMPSTEILTSLLGRYEAAFDRTRLLARYPSPENKDLAIGYHDDSFAFETLPPTSWHFVQRLIDQGVTEKWRQEPIGGELRPEIQSCLWDQPVSCGQYEDYAESVAQTHASWLISHAAFAGEGFTGDKYFRALAASKSLGYELTVTEAALSRDRVSVRVANRGAAPFYYDWPAELAAVDSQGRIVRRWHTSWSVAGIQPGQDPAQLSTRIDTRGLRAGDYDLVMRVANPLRGGIPLRFANTAQDNHSGWLNLGTVTTR; from the coding sequence ATGAGAAGATCAGTGCGCCTCGCGGTCGCCGCGCTGGCGGCCCTCACCCTCGCGTCCGGCACCCCCGCGGTCGCCTCCGGTCCACAGTGGAAGCAGCTGTCCTACGCGCCCGCGCCGGCCGACAACCCGCTCAAGGGCTTCATGCCGTACGCCGGCAGCTACCAGACCTTCCCGTACAGCATGGAGTGGTTCTACCTGCCGCTTCGCGACGTCATGACCGGGCCGAGGCAGTTTCGCTGGGACGCCCTCGAACGGCAGCTCAACGACGTGGCCGCCCGCGGCCACCAGGCCGTCTTCCGGTTCTACGTCGACTACCCGGGCAAGCCCACCGGCATCCCGCAGTACCTGCTGGACCAGGGCCTGCTCACCCGCCCCTACCCCGACTTCGGCAACAACGGGGTCAGCGTCGCCCCCGACTACAGCGACCCGCGGCTCGTCTCCGCCCTGGAAACGTTCGTCACCGCCCTCGGCCGCCGGTACGACGGCGACCCGCGCATCGGGTTCATCACCCTGGGCCTGATCGGCTTCTGGGGTGAGTGGCACACCTGGCCCTACGACGGCTGGACCCAGCCCGAAAACTGGATGCCCAGCACCGAGATACTCACCAGCCTGCTCGGCCGCTACGAGGCCGCGTTCGACAGGACCCGGCTGCTGGCCCGCTACCCGAGCCCGGAAAACAAGGACCTGGCGATCGGGTACCACGACGACTCGTTCGCGTTCGAGACGCTGCCACCCACGTCGTGGCACTTCGTGCAGCGCCTCATCGACCAGGGCGTCACCGAGAAGTGGCGCCAGGAGCCGATCGGCGGCGAGCTGCGCCCCGAGATCCAGTCCTGCCTGTGGGACCAGCCGGTCAGCTGCGGGCAGTACGAGGACTACGCCGAGTCCGTCGCGCAGACCCACGCCTCCTGGCTGATCAGCCACGCGGCGTTCGCCGGCGAGGGCTTCACCGGCGACAAGTACTTCCGCGCCCTGGCCGCCTCCAAGTCCCTCGGCTACGAGCTGACCGTCACCGAGGCGGCCCTGTCCCGCGACCGGGTGTCGGTGCGCGTGGCCAACCGCGGCGCCGCGCCGTTCTACTACGACTGGCCCGCCGAGCTGGCCGCCGTCGACAGCCAGGGGCGGATCGTCCGGCGCTGGCACACCTCCTGGAGCGTGGCCGGCATCCAGCCCGGCCAGGACCCCGCGCAGCTGTCCACCCGCATCGACACCCGCGGCCTGCGCGCAGGCGACTACGACCTCGTCATGCGGGTGGCGAACCCGCTGCGCGGCGGCATCCCGCTGCGCTTCGCGAACACCGCACAGGACAACCACTCCGGCTGGCTCAACCTCGGCACCGTCACCACCCGATGA